A genomic segment from Aspergillus puulaauensis MK2 DNA, chromosome 1, nearly complete sequence encodes:
- a CDS encoding YoaK family protein (COG:S;~EggNog:ENOG410PN3F;~InterPro:IPR010699;~PFAM:PF06912;~TransMembrane:6 (i58-78o107-127i139-157o169-189i238-257o263-283i)): MASPADIEANNGDLKTANGNANGNDLLSANPTGADSEKKPATRTSLWSQSVSARYADILCLVLCFITGLCDSAAYNAWSCFLAMQTGNTIFLGLGASNLPSGKPWGWLKSLVSIVTFFIGALLFSLYGRNIGPKKRVTLFTSFLFQAILVIIAVALIEGDLIPHTQAEAASLTGGKLFLELIPIALLAFQSAGSMTAARGLGFNEIPTVVLTSVYFDVASDPKIVQDVRGNVKRNRRVGSVVSLLIGAIVGGWLSRSRGGMESALWLSAGLKVVISFGWLVWFSE; the protein is encoded by the exons ATGGCATCTCCGGCCGACATCGAAGCCAACAATGGCGACCTCAAGACCGCCAACGGTAATGCCAATGGAAATGACCTCCTGTCCGCGAACCCAACAGGTGCCGACAGCGAGAAAAAGCCGGCGACCAGGACTTCGCTCTGGTCACAGTCCGTCTCGGCCAGATACGCAGACATCCTCTGTCTCGTTCTCTGCTTCATCACCGGTCTCTGCGACTCTGCCGCCTACAATGCCTGGTCTTGTTTCCTGGCCATGCAAACAG GAAACACAATCTTCCTCGGCCTAGGCGCCTCAAACCTCCCATCCGGCAAACCATGGGGTTGGCTCAAATCGCTCGTCTCCATTgtcaccttcttcatcggcgcgctgctcttctcgctctACGGCCGCAACATCGGGCCCAAGAAGCGCGTTACCCTGTTCACCTCGTTCCTGTTCCAGGCCATCCTGGTCATCATCGCAGTCGCGCTGATAGAGGGGGACCTGATCCCGCACACGCAGGCCGAAGCAGCGTCCTTGACCGGCGGGAAGCTGTTTCTGGAACTTATCCCCATTGCGCTGCTGGCGTTCCAGTCTGCCGGGTCGATGACTGCGGCGCGTGGGCTGGGGTTCAATGAGATTCCGACGGTGGTGTTGACGAGTGTTTACTTTGATGTTGCGAGTGATCCGAAGATTGTCCAGGATGTTCGGGGCAATGTGAAGCGGAATCGGCGCGTGGGGAGTGTGGTTTCTTTGCTGATTGGGGCGATTGTGGGGGGTTGGTTGAGTAGGAGTCGTGGGGGGATGGAGAGTGCGTTGTGGCTTAGTGCGGGTTTGAAGGTGGTTATTTCTTTTGGGTGGTTGGTGTGGTTTTCCGAGTAA